In Oscillatoria sp. FACHB-1407, a single window of DNA contains:
- a CDS encoding VOC family protein, which yields MHHASIRTSDIFKAIAFYEQLGFVVCERFTAGVTLACWMEGLGGRIELLQVPRPRPAADAFEDEHYTGYYHLSFDLTQQVEELPAWLTQLQEKFEQAAQAGLGEPLKVLLQPTQQIIGDRVYEVTFIADADGLPLEFIRVIGRRAM from the coding sequence ATGCATCACGCCTCCATTCGCACATCTGACATCTTTAAGGCGATCGCCTTCTATGAGCAACTCGGCTTTGTCGTCTGCGAACGGTTCACTGCGGGGGTGACACTGGCGTGCTGGATGGAGGGTTTGGGTGGGCGGATTGAGCTATTGCAGGTGCCGCGTCCTCGTCCGGCAGCGGATGCTTTTGAGGACGAGCATTACACAGGTTACTATCACCTGTCGTTTGACCTGACGCAGCAGGTGGAGGAGTTGCCTGCGTGGTTAACGCAATTGCAGGAGAAATTTGAGCAAGCGGCTCAAGCAGGACTGGGTGAACCGCTCAAAGTGTTGCTGCAACCGACGCAGCAGATCATTGGCGATCGCGTCTACGAGGTGACGTTTATTGCCGATGCTGATGGATTGCCGCTGGAATTCATTCGGGTGATAGGCCGTCGAGCGATGTAA
- a CDS encoding low molecular weight protein-tyrosine-phosphatase: MTYKLLFVCLGNICRSPSAENIMNYLIEQNNLQGQIVCDSAGTAGYHIGSPPDRRMNAAAQTKLGITLQGAARQFTRQDFEKFDLILAMDRENYQDILRLDREGKYADKVRLMCEFCQKHPDEEVPDPYYGGTEGFNYVIDLLMDACSGLLHEIESRE, translated from the coding sequence ATGACTTATAAGCTACTGTTTGTTTGCCTTGGTAATATTTGCCGTTCTCCTTCCGCCGAGAACATCATGAACTACTTGATCGAGCAGAATAACCTGCAAGGGCAGATTGTGTGCGATTCTGCGGGGACGGCAGGCTATCACATCGGTAGTCCGCCCGATCGCCGCATGAATGCGGCAGCGCAAACGAAATTGGGGATCACCCTCCAGGGAGCAGCCCGACAGTTCACTCGACAGGACTTTGAGAAATTTGACCTGATCCTGGCGATGGATCGGGAGAATTATCAAGATATTTTGCGGCTCGATCGTGAGGGAAAATATGCCGACAAAGTGCGGCTGATGTGTGAGTTTTGCCAGAAGCATCCCGACGAGGAAGTGCCCGACCCTTACTATGGAGGAACAGAGGGCTTTAACTACGTCATCGATTTGCTGATGGATGCCTGTAGTGGGTTATTGCATGAAATCGAGAGTCGGGAGTAG
- a CDS encoding diflavin flavoprotein, protein MADVKPRDVQVAEIGTNTLVLRSRTWDRLKFEVEYARQKGTTANSYVIQGEKIAVIDPPGESFTNIYLRELQQHVYLQKINYVILGHVNPNRLITLKTLLEYAAQVTFVCSKPGAIALRAAFPNQELSISVVRDDETLDLGNGHQLQFAFVPTPRHPDALCTYDPATRILYTDKLFGAHVCDDAIFDEQWKQLDEDRHYYFDCLHASQARQVETALDKLSEFTAKFYAPGHGPIVRYSLSRFNYDYRQWSQQQKTQDLKVALLYASAYGNTTAMAGAIAQGLQQADVTVESINCEFADPADVAEAIEASDGFVIGSPTLAGHPPTQIQTALGIVLSTASKTKLAGVFGSYGWSGEAVDMIERKLQDAGYTLGFETLRVKFKPTDEVLKQCETAGTEFAQALRKARKTRTIRQPGIEVQSDRTEQAMGRVIGSLCVLTAKQGATDTGILTSWVSQATFSPPGLTVSLAKSWADDVLTQIGDAFVLNVLKEGRNLRRHFVKPIAPGENRFHDIPTHPAANGCLILDDALAYLECNVHDRMDCGDHWLIYATIDNGKVLEPVGMTAVQHRKTGSYQ, encoded by the coding sequence ATGGCTGACGTTAAACCTCGTGATGTCCAGGTTGCTGAAATTGGCACCAATACGCTCGTGTTGCGATCGCGTACCTGGGATCGGCTGAAGTTTGAAGTGGAATACGCTCGGCAAAAGGGCACCACAGCAAACTCCTATGTGATTCAGGGAGAGAAGATTGCGGTGATTGACCCGCCTGGCGAGTCCTTCACCAACATCTACCTGCGGGAATTGCAGCAGCATGTCTACTTGCAGAAGATCAATTACGTGATTTTGGGGCATGTCAACCCCAATCGATTGATAACCCTCAAGACTTTGCTGGAATATGCCGCGCAAGTGACGTTTGTCTGTTCTAAACCAGGGGCGATCGCGCTTAGAGCCGCCTTCCCTAATCAAGAGCTATCCATTAGCGTGGTTCGGGATGACGAAACCCTGGATTTGGGTAACGGGCATCAGCTTCAGTTTGCCTTTGTGCCTACTCCACGACACCCTGATGCGCTGTGTACCTACGATCCAGCTACTCGCATTCTCTACACCGACAAATTGTTTGGTGCTCATGTCTGTGATGACGCTATTTTTGATGAGCAGTGGAAACAACTGGATGAGGATCGCCACTATTACTTCGACTGTCTGCACGCCTCCCAAGCGCGTCAAGTGGAAACTGCATTAGATAAATTGTCAGAGTTTACTGCCAAGTTTTATGCACCGGGGCATGGCCCCATCGTGCGCTACAGCTTGAGCCGATTTAACTATGACTATCGTCAGTGGAGCCAGCAGCAAAAGACGCAGGATTTGAAGGTGGCACTGTTGTATGCCTCCGCCTATGGCAACACAACTGCAATGGCAGGGGCGATCGCTCAGGGGCTTCAACAAGCGGATGTCACGGTGGAATCGATTAACTGCGAATTTGCTGATCCGGCTGATGTTGCTGAGGCGATCGAAGCGAGTGATGGCTTTGTCATCGGCTCTCCAACGCTGGCAGGTCATCCGCCCACCCAAATTCAAACGGCACTGGGTATTGTTCTCTCAACTGCCTCCAAAACCAAGCTGGCAGGGGTGTTTGGTTCCTATGGCTGGAGCGGCGAAGCGGTGGATATGATCGAACGCAAACTTCAGGATGCGGGCTATACCCTTGGCTTTGAAACGCTGCGGGTCAAGTTTAAACCGACGGATGAAGTGCTCAAGCAGTGCGAGACCGCAGGCACTGAATTTGCTCAAGCCCTCCGCAAAGCTCGCAAAACTCGTACTATTCGGCAACCGGGCATTGAGGTTCAGAGCGATCGCACGGAGCAAGCGATGGGTCGGGTGATCGGATCATTGTGTGTGCTAACGGCAAAGCAGGGCGCAACCGACACAGGCATCCTAACGTCCTGGGTGTCTCAAGCAACTTTCAGTCCACCGGGGTTGACGGTTTCACTGGCGAAGTCTTGGGCAGATGATGTGTTGACCCAAATCGGTGATGCGTTTGTGCTGAATGTGTTGAAGGAAGGACGCAACCTGCGGCGACATTTCGTGAAACCGATCGCCCCTGGTGAAAATCGCTTTCACGACATTCCGACTCACCCTGCGGCAAATGGTTGCTTGATTTTGGATGATGCCCTCGCCTATCTGGAGTGCAATGTGCATGACCGAATGGACTGCGGGGATCACTGGCTCATCTACGCCACGATCGACAACGGCAAGGTCTTAGAACCCGTCGGGATGACGGCTGTGCAGCACCGTAAGACAGGTAGCTATCAGTAA
- a CDS encoding diflavin flavoprotein: MVALADRTRTRLTMQQVEIAPDTTTLRSLDWDRDRFDIEFALQNGTTYNSFLIRGEKTALIDTSHEKFRELYLDMLQGVIDPQEIDYLIVSHTEPDHSGLIKDVLQLAPQITVVGAKVAIQFLEDLVHQPFERKLVKSGDRLDLGNGHELEFVSAPNLHWPDTIFTYDHKTQILFTCDAFGMHYCNDFTYDEDLDLIEEDFKIYYDCLMGPNARSVLSAIKRMNELPEIQTIATGHGPLLRHHITDLVGRYREWSEAQAKAATSVGLFYVSGYGYSEKLAQAIANGISKTGVTVDLIDLTSADPQEVREAVDMASGLVIGMPPQSDDSTLAAMGTILAAAHTKQAIGLFESGGGNDESVHPLRNRFREIGLTEAFPPILIKETPTDATYQLCDEAGTDMGQWLTRDRAVKQMKSLDNELDKALGRLSGGLYIITAKKGDISSAMLASWVSQASAKPLGITIAVAKDRAIESFMHVGDRFVLNVLEEGNHQTLMKHFLKRFSPGADRFAGVKTYAAVNGSPILGEALAYLECEVVSRIECSDHWIVYSTIDTGRVSKMDALTAVHHRKVGNHY, from the coding sequence ATGGTAGCACTAGCAGACCGCACTCGCACTCGGCTGACAATGCAGCAGGTTGAGATTGCCCCTGATACTACGACGCTGCGATCGCTTGATTGGGATCGCGATCGCTTTGACATCGAGTTTGCGCTGCAAAACGGGACGACCTACAATTCCTTCTTGATCCGGGGTGAAAAGACGGCTCTGATCGACACCTCCCACGAAAAGTTTCGCGAACTATATCTCGATATGCTCCAGGGGGTGATCGATCCTCAGGAGATCGATTACCTGATCGTCAGCCACACCGAGCCTGACCATAGCGGGTTAATCAAAGATGTGTTGCAACTGGCTCCCCAAATTACGGTCGTGGGCGCAAAAGTTGCGATCCAGTTCCTGGAAGATCTGGTACATCAACCCTTTGAGCGCAAGCTGGTGAAGAGTGGCGATCGCCTTGACCTGGGCAATGGGCATGAGTTGGAATTTGTCTCGGCTCCGAACCTGCACTGGCCCGACACAATCTTTACCTATGACCACAAAACGCAGATCCTCTTCACCTGCGATGCTTTTGGGATGCATTACTGCAACGACTTCACCTATGACGAAGATCTGGATCTGATTGAGGAAGATTTCAAGATTTACTATGACTGCTTGATGGGTCCCAATGCTCGCTCTGTGTTGTCGGCAATCAAGCGGATGAACGAGTTGCCGGAGATTCAGACGATCGCTACAGGTCATGGTCCACTGCTGCGCCACCACATCACCGATCTGGTCGGTCGCTATCGCGAGTGGAGTGAGGCTCAAGCCAAGGCAGCCACCAGCGTTGGATTATTTTATGTCTCTGGTTATGGCTACTCGGAAAAGCTGGCACAGGCGATCGCCAATGGTATCAGCAAAACTGGGGTAACCGTTGATCTGATTGACTTAACCTCGGCTGATCCTCAAGAAGTACGAGAAGCAGTCGATATGGCATCGGGGTTGGTGATTGGGATGCCACCTCAATCCGATGACTCAACTCTGGCAGCGATGGGCACCATCCTGGCGGCAGCCCATACCAAGCAGGCGATCGGGCTATTTGAAAGTGGTGGCGGCAACGATGAGTCCGTCCACCCGTTGCGAAATCGCTTCCGCGAAATTGGCTTAACTGAAGCCTTTCCCCCCATTCTGATCAAAGAAACACCAACCGATGCGACCTATCAGCTTTGTGATGAGGCGGGTACAGACATGGGTCAGTGGCTCACGCGCGATCGGGCCGTGAAGCAGATGAAATCCCTCGATAACGAGTTAGATAAAGCTCTGGGTCGTCTCAGTGGCGGTTTGTACATCATCACCGCCAAGAAGGGCGACATCTCCAGCGCGATGTTGGCATCGTGGGTTTCCCAGGCGAGTGCAAAACCTCTGGGTATCACCATTGCAGTGGCAAAAGACCGGGCGATCGAGTCCTTTATGCATGTGGGCGATCGCTTTGTGCTGAATGTGTTGGAGGAAGGCAACCACCAAACGTTGATGAAGCATTTCCTCAAGCGGTTCTCACCGGGGGCGGATCGATTTGCCGGAGTCAAGACCTACGCAGCCGTCAACGGTTCCCCCATTTTAGGGGAGGCACTGGCTTACCTGGAGTGTGAGGTGGTCAGCCGAATTGAGTGCAGCGATCACTGGATTGTCTACAGCACCATTGATACGGGACGGGTTTCCAAGATGGATGCGTTGACTGCCGTACACCATCGCAAAGTGGGCAACCACTACTAA
- a CDS encoding helix-turn-helix domain-containing protein has translation MQGNLAEVIRELMDAQHLSVRKVSARIAEKHGGSVYGYTQQVSRILNDPNYDPTLSTVQKILSALNVSFWQVNRLPKLQEQHRLDDNHISDRLDQLSTDMADLKLAMAELQEAVKKLL, from the coding sequence ATGCAAGGAAACCTGGCAGAGGTGATTCGGGAGTTGATGGATGCCCAACATTTGAGCGTTCGTAAGGTGTCTGCCCGAATCGCCGAAAAACATGGGGGAAGTGTGTACGGTTACACTCAGCAGGTGAGCCGAATTCTCAACGACCCCAACTACGACCCTACTTTGTCAACAGTACAAAAAATTCTCTCTGCCCTGAATGTCTCATTTTGGCAGGTCAATCGCCTCCCAAAATTGCAGGAGCAGCATCGTTTAGATGACAATCACATTAGCGATCGCCTCGACCAGTTGAGCACCGACATGGCAGATTTAAAACTCGCGATGGCAGAGTTGCAAGAAGCGGTCAAGAAATTGCTATGA
- a CDS encoding peptidoglycan-binding domain-containing protein, which yields MSGTPEFAHAVSNVVLMGPELHPWDSGPVVAELQELLQAHGFQLRIDGDFGSVTEAAVKAFQRLHHLRADGIVGHKTWIALKSSVQAGCRTLKYGHTGVDVYELQGLLQVQGQYIARNGIFDAATQQAVIAFQKKHRHKETGIVDAITWTTLRGGKPLCLPPKQTGWFYDNRKWW from the coding sequence ATGAGCGGAACTCCTGAATTTGCTCATGCAGTTAGCAATGTGGTGTTGATGGGTCCAGAGTTGCACCCGTGGGATTCTGGTCCTGTGGTCGCTGAGTTGCAGGAATTGTTACAGGCTCATGGTTTCCAGTTGCGTATTGATGGTGACTTTGGAAGTGTAACAGAAGCGGCTGTCAAAGCCTTTCAACGGTTACACCATTTGAGAGCGGATGGCATTGTGGGTCACAAGACTTGGATTGCCTTAAAATCCTCTGTGCAGGCGGGTTGCCGGACTTTAAAGTATGGGCATACTGGCGTTGATGTCTACGAATTGCAGGGATTGCTTCAGGTGCAGGGGCAGTATATTGCTCGCAATGGGATTTTTGATGCTGCAACTCAACAAGCCGTGATCGCCTTTCAAAAAAAACATCGCCACAAAGAAACTGGAATCGTGGATGCGATTACCTGGACGACGCTGCGAGGCGGTAAACCTCTCTGTCTACCACCTAAACAAACAGGCTGGTTCTACGACAACCGCAAGTGGTGGTGA
- the sufR gene encoding iron-sulfur cluster biosynthesis transcriptional regulator SufR has protein sequence MTATQQPSTKQDILRLLLKQGQASAQDLAEQLNISPQATRRHLKDLEADGLIEHQLVQAGMGRPNFVYQLSREGRDRLPGRYDDFALSLLNTLAETVGQDQVGTILRKQWEQKALEYQRQVGTGALQERVERLVELRKAEGYMAEWHYVEPEGVVESEGGSDSVQANKFIITEYNCAISHIAESFPSVCGHELEMFEVALQDCRVERTHWLVNGEHRCGYLIQPK, from the coding sequence ATGACAGCCACGCAGCAACCTTCCACAAAACAAGACATCCTGCGCTTGTTACTCAAGCAAGGGCAAGCCAGTGCTCAAGACTTGGCTGAGCAGCTTAACATCAGCCCACAAGCAACTCGCCGCCATCTAAAAGATTTAGAGGCAGACGGCTTAATTGAGCATCAACTGGTTCAAGCTGGAATGGGACGCCCAAATTTTGTGTACCAATTGAGCCGAGAAGGGCGCGATCGCCTCCCTGGTCGCTACGATGACTTTGCCCTTTCGCTGTTGAATACGCTGGCAGAAACGGTAGGTCAAGATCAGGTCGGTACGATTCTGCGGAAACAGTGGGAGCAAAAAGCACTGGAATATCAGCGGCAGGTGGGCACTGGTGCCCTGCAAGAGCGAGTGGAAAGATTGGTGGAACTGCGCAAGGCAGAAGGCTACATGGCAGAATGGCACTACGTTGAGCCAGAGGGAGTTGTGGAATCGGAGGGAGGCTCTGACTCAGTCCAGGCAAATAAGTTTATCATCACTGAATATAATTGTGCGATTTCCCACATTGCCGAATCGTTTCCCAGCGTATGTGGACACGAGTTGGAGATGTTTGAGGTGGCATTGCAAGATTGCCGGGTGGAGCGAACCCATTGGTTGGTAAATGGAGAGCACCGCTGCGGCTATCTAATCCAACCTAAGTAG
- a CDS encoding ferredoxin-thioredoxin reductase catalytic domain-containing protein — translation MNTSENTTQASDKSLESMRHFAEQYAKRTGTYFCVDLGVTAVVIEGLAKHKDELGSPLCPCRHYEDKHAEAAATFWNCPCVPMRERKECHCMLFLTPDNDFAGDKQDISFDEIRATTNQY, via the coding sequence ATGAATACATCTGAAAACACGACCCAAGCCTCTGATAAAAGCCTCGAAAGCATGAGACACTTCGCTGAGCAATACGCCAAGCGCACTGGTACTTACTTTTGTGTCGATTTAGGGGTGACCGCCGTTGTCATTGAGGGGCTTGCCAAACACAAGGATGAGTTGGGCTCCCCCCTCTGCCCTTGCCGTCATTACGAAGACAAACACGCAGAAGCAGCCGCCACATTCTGGAACTGCCCCTGTGTTCCCATGCGCGAGCGTAAAGAGTGCCATTGCATGTTGTTTCTGACCCCCGACAATGACTTTGCAGGCGACAAGCAAGACATTTCTTTTGACGAAATTCGCGCCACCACCAACCAGTACTAA
- the sufB gene encoding Fe-S cluster assembly protein SufB yields MTASVKSLVNQPYKYGFVTDIESETIPRGLSEDVIRLISAKKNEPEFMLQFRLRAYRHWLTMTEPQWQEVTYPQIDYQNIVYYSAPKQQEKKKSLEEVDPTLLETFEKLGIPLSEQKRLSNVAVDAIFDSVSVATTFKEKLAEQGVIFCSISEALQKYPDLVEKYLGSVVPIADNYYAALNSAVFSDGSFVYVPKNTRCPMELSTYFRINNGDSGQFERTLIVAEEGSSVSYLEGCTAPMFDTNQLHAAVVELVALDNAEIKYSTVQNWYAGDENGKGGIYNFVTKRGLCQGANSKISWTQVETGSAITWKYPSCVLVGDNSVGEFYSVALTNNKQQADTGTKMVHIGKNTRSTIVSKGISAGNSKNSYRGLVKIGPKAEGARNYSQCDSMLIGDNAGANTFPYIQVQNNSAKVEHEASTSKIGEDQLFYFQQRGISAEDAVSMIISGFCKDVFNQLPMEFAVEADRLLALKLENSVG; encoded by the coding sequence ATGACAGCATCAGTCAAATCCTTAGTCAATCAACCCTATAAGTACGGCTTCGTCACAGACATTGAGTCAGAAACCATTCCTCGTGGACTCAGTGAAGACGTTATTCGCCTGATCTCTGCCAAGAAGAACGAGCCAGAGTTCATGTTGCAATTTCGGCTGCGAGCTTATCGCCATTGGCTCACAATGACTGAACCCCAATGGCAGGAAGTAACCTATCCTCAAATCGACTATCAAAACATCGTCTACTACTCTGCACCGAAACAGCAGGAAAAGAAGAAGAGTTTGGAGGAAGTTGACCCAACTCTGTTAGAAACGTTTGAGAAGTTGGGCATTCCCCTATCAGAGCAAAAACGCCTCTCCAATGTAGCGGTCGATGCCATTTTTGATAGTGTTTCGGTTGCCACCACCTTTAAAGAGAAGTTGGCAGAGCAAGGTGTCATTTTCTGCTCCATCTCAGAAGCCCTCCAAAAGTATCCTGACCTGGTGGAGAAGTATTTGGGTAGCGTCGTGCCGATCGCCGACAACTATTATGCAGCTTTGAACTCAGCCGTGTTTAGCGATGGTTCTTTCGTCTATGTACCGAAGAACACGCGCTGCCCAATGGAGCTATCCACCTACTTCCGGATCAACAACGGCGACTCCGGTCAGTTTGAGCGGACGCTGATTGTGGCAGAGGAAGGCAGCTCTGTCAGCTATTTAGAAGGTTGCACTGCCCCCATGTTTGACACCAACCAGCTTCATGCGGCGGTGGTGGAACTGGTCGCACTCGATAATGCTGAGATCAAGTACTCCACGGTGCAGAACTGGTACGCCGGAGACGAGAATGGCAAAGGCGGGATTTACAACTTCGTTACCAAGCGTGGCTTGTGCCAGGGTGCAAACTCTAAGATTTCCTGGACTCAGGTTGAGACGGGTTCCGCCATCACTTGGAAGTATCCCAGTTGTGTGCTGGTAGGCGACAACTCCGTGGGCGAGTTCTACTCGGTTGCCCTGACCAACAACAAACAGCAAGCCGACACCGGAACCAAGATGGTTCATATCGGTAAAAACACCCGCAGCACAATCGTCTCCAAGGGGATCTCGGCGGGCAATTCCAAGAATAGCTATCGCGGCTTGGTCAAGATCGGTCCCAAGGCAGAAGGAGCACGCAACTACTCGCAGTGCGATTCGATGCTGATTGGTGATAATGCCGGGGCAAATACCTTCCCTTATATCCAGGTGCAGAACAACTCCGCCAAAGTAGAGCACGAAGCCTCGACCTCCAAGATTGGTGAAGACCAGTTGTTCTACTTCCAGCAACGGGGCATCTCGGCTGAAGACGCTGTCTCTATGATTATCAGCGGCTTCTGCAAGGATGTGTTTAACCAGTTGCCGATGGAGTTTGCGGTAGAAGCCGATCGCCTCTTAGCCCTAAAACTCGAAAACAGCGTGGGTTAA
- the sufC gene encoding Fe-S cluster assembly ATPase SufC: MIVENSKTVLSVKNLTAEVDGTPILKGLNLEIKAGEIHAIMGPNGSGKSTFSKVLAGHPQYTVTGGEVTYLGQDLLEMEPQDRARSGVFLAFQYPLEIPGVSNLDFLRVAYNSKRKHEGLEELDAFDFDDLVRQKLDVVKMNPNFLNRSVNEGFSGGEKKRNEILQMALLEPTLAILDETDSGLDIDALKIVASGVNQLSTPDNSILLITHYQRLLDYIVPDYVHVMEGGRILTTGGKELALELEARGYDWVREEEAEAALS; the protein is encoded by the coding sequence GTGATTGTTGAAAACAGCAAAACCGTTTTGTCGGTCAAAAATTTAACGGCTGAGGTGGATGGTACACCCATCCTTAAAGGGCTGAATCTGGAGATCAAAGCCGGAGAGATCCACGCCATTATGGGACCGAATGGTTCCGGCAAAAGCACCTTCTCGAAAGTTCTGGCAGGGCACCCTCAGTACACCGTGACTGGGGGTGAAGTGACCTATCTGGGTCAAGACCTGCTGGAAATGGAACCCCAAGACCGGGCGCGATCGGGCGTGTTTCTGGCATTTCAATACCCGTTGGAAATTCCCGGCGTCAGCAACCTTGACTTTTTGCGGGTGGCGTACAACTCCAAGCGCAAACACGAGGGATTAGAAGAACTGGATGCCTTTGATTTTGATGATCTTGTGCGGCAAAAGCTGGATGTCGTCAAAATGAACCCTAATTTCCTCAATCGCAGTGTGAATGAGGGTTTTTCTGGGGGCGAGAAGAAGCGCAATGAAATTCTCCAGATGGCGTTGCTGGAACCGACTCTGGCGATTCTGGATGAAACAGATTCAGGGCTAGACATTGACGCACTCAAAATTGTCGCCAGCGGAGTCAATCAACTTTCAACTCCTGACAACTCAATCTTGCTGATCACCCACTACCAACGCCTGCTCGACTACATCGTGCCTGATTACGTGCATGTGATGGAGGGCGGACGTATTCTCACCACGGGTGGCAAAGAGTTGGCATTGGAACTGGAAGCACGAGGTTATGACTGGGTGCGCGAAGAAGAAGCGGAGGCAGCCCTGTCATGA
- the sufD gene encoding Fe-S cluster assembly protein SufD codes for MTIQTSGVATVQRGDERAAYLQSLLALRPTINSPSLQPETQPWLQSLRDSAAARVQELAIPSTRDEEWRFTDLSPLVQTSFRVGDRSPHITDIEAFKLPEAECRLVFIDGIFAPELSTPVAQAGMVAGNLIGGQYTQPLQHYLGKQSGTEEVFTALNTASFQDGAVIWVSKNQSIEQPIHLLFISTSQADSTISHPRCLVVAEANSRATVLEEYVSLDHGGYFTNPVTEIWLAENAEVNHTRVQRDNQAAFHIGKTAVSQARDSRYTCNAVSLGGKLSRHNLEIYQTGEQTFTALNGLTMIRGEQLSDTHSAIALTKPYGSTRQLHKCIIDDRAHAVFNGKVFVPKAAQLTDAGQLNRNLLLSSKARVDTKPQLEIVADNVKCTHGATVGQLDADEIFYLQSRGIDADTARNLLIYAFAYEILEQIPSSALQKTLAQLISN; via the coding sequence ATGACGATTCAAACTTCCGGTGTTGCAACGGTTCAGCGAGGAGATGAGCGGGCTGCTTACCTACAGTCCCTTCTGGCTCTCCGTCCAACCATCAACAGCCCTTCGTTACAGCCAGAAACTCAACCCTGGTTGCAATCCCTGCGAGACAGTGCAGCCGCTAGAGTTCAGGAACTGGCGATTCCCTCGACTCGTGATGAAGAGTGGCGGTTCACGGATCTGTCACCGTTGGTACAGACCTCTTTTCGGGTGGGCGATCGCTCACCCCACATTACCGACATTGAAGCATTCAAACTGCCTGAAGCCGAGTGCCGCTTAGTCTTCATTGACGGCATTTTTGCCCCTGAGCTATCCACGCCCGTTGCTCAAGCTGGAATGGTCGCTGGAAATCTAATCGGTGGTCAGTATACGCAGCCGCTACAACACTATCTAGGCAAACAGTCTGGCACAGAGGAAGTCTTCACAGCACTCAATACAGCCAGTTTTCAGGATGGTGCGGTGATTTGGGTATCGAAAAATCAGAGCATTGAGCAACCCATCCACCTGCTCTTTATCTCCACAAGTCAGGCCGATTCCACTATCTCTCATCCGCGCTGTCTGGTCGTAGCTGAAGCCAACAGTCGCGCTACCGTGCTTGAAGAGTATGTCTCACTAGATCACGGCGGTTATTTCACCAATCCCGTGACGGAAATCTGGCTCGCCGAGAACGCTGAGGTAAACCATACTAGAGTTCAGAGGGACAATCAGGCTGCCTTTCACATTGGCAAAACGGCTGTTTCCCAGGCTCGTGACTCTCGTTATACCTGCAATGCAGTCAGTTTAGGTGGCAAGCTTTCACGTCACAATCTAGAGATTTACCAGACCGGAGAGCAGACTTTCACCGCATTGAATGGGTTGACGATGATTCGGGGAGAACAGCTTTCTGACACCCACAGTGCGATCGCCCTGACAAAGCCCTATGGCAGCACCCGTCAACTGCACAAATGTATCATCGATGACCGGGCACACGCTGTTTTTAACGGTAAGGTATTTGTACCCAAGGCAGCACAACTGACAGATGCCGGACAACTCAACCGCAACCTGTTGCTCTCTTCGAAAGCACGGGTAGACACTAAACCCCAGCTTGAGATCGTGGCAGATAACGTGAAATGTACTCACGGGGCAACGGTTGGTCAACTGGATGCAGATGAGATCTTCTATCTACAAAGCCGAGGCATTGATGCCGACACTGCCCGCAACCTGCTGATTTATGCCTTTGCCTACGAAATTCTAGAGCAAATTCCGTCGAGTGCTCTCCAAAAAACTCTGGCTCAACTCATTTCCAATTAG